The Sulfurospirillum halorespirans DSM 13726 genome has a window encoding:
- the guaA gene encoding glutamine-hydrolyzing GMP synthase, whose protein sequence is MKEVPILVLDFGSQYTQLIARKLRESGVYCEIVPYNEKIEAIKARNPKGIILSGGPASVYAKDSYHPDAKVYTLGLPILGICYGMQLLTQYFGGSVIPATHQEYGKAKLQFESDHKIFKDTTCGQIVWMSHGDRVETLPAGFEKIGYSENSPYAAVADEKRSIYAFQFHPEVFHSEQGSKLLKNFAKHICGCESTWNMGSFAKEQIAKIREQVGSKKVLCGVSGGVDSSVVATLLAEAIGDQLVSVFVDNGLLRAHEREQVEAMFKSRNVPLITVDASEKFLSRLAGVSDPEKKRKIIGETFIEVFDEEAKKHNGIQFLAQGTLYTDVIESVSVKGPSKTIKSHHNVGGLPDWMTFELIEPLREIFKDEVRILGAELGLPKDMLSRHPFPGPGLAIRIMGEVTKEDLVLLRAADVIMLQELRATGYYEKTWQAFTVLLNVKSVGVMGDNRTYDNTICVRIVDATDGMTATFAHIPHTVLENISRRIINEVAGINRVVYDISSKPPATIEWE, encoded by the coding sequence ATGAAAGAAGTCCCTATTTTAGTCTTAGATTTTGGGTCACAATACACGCAGTTGATTGCACGTAAGCTCCGTGAGAGTGGTGTTTACTGTGAGATCGTCCCGTACAATGAGAAGATTGAGGCTATTAAAGCACGCAACCCTAAAGGTATTATTTTAAGTGGTGGTCCCGCATCGGTGTATGCGAAAGATTCGTACCATCCTGATGCGAAAGTGTACACACTGGGGCTTCCGATTTTAGGGATTTGTTATGGCATGCAACTTTTAACGCAATACTTTGGTGGTAGCGTGATTCCTGCGACGCACCAAGAGTATGGTAAAGCCAAGTTGCAATTTGAGAGTGATCATAAAATTTTTAAAGATACGACATGCGGACAGATCGTCTGGATGAGTCATGGCGATAGGGTTGAAACACTTCCAGCAGGATTTGAAAAAATTGGGTACAGTGAAAATTCACCGTATGCGGCTGTTGCTGATGAAAAACGTAGTATTTACGCGTTTCAGTTTCATCCAGAGGTATTTCACTCAGAGCAAGGAAGCAAGCTTTTGAAAAACTTTGCCAAACACATTTGTGGTTGTGAAAGTACGTGGAATATGGGCTCATTTGCGAAAGAGCAAATTGCAAAGATTCGTGAACAAGTCGGTTCTAAAAAAGTGTTGTGTGGCGTGAGCGGTGGCGTTGATAGCTCTGTGGTTGCAACCCTTTTAGCCGAAGCAATTGGCGATCAACTCGTTTCGGTGTTTGTGGACAATGGACTTTTACGAGCGCACGAGCGTGAGCAAGTTGAAGCGATGTTTAAAAGTCGTAATGTGCCTCTCATCACCGTCGATGCGAGTGAGAAGTTTTTAAGCCGATTGGCTGGTGTGAGCGATCCTGAGAAAAAACGTAAAATCATTGGCGAAACCTTCATTGAAGTGTTTGATGAAGAGGCGAAAAAACACAATGGCATTCAGTTTTTAGCCCAAGGCACACTTTACACTGACGTGATCGAATCCGTCTCGGTCAAAGGCCCTTCTAAAACCATTAAATCGCACCATAATGTGGGCGGACTTCCTGATTGGATGACGTTTGAACTTATCGAGCCATTACGCGAAATCTTTAAAGATGAGGTCAGAATTTTAGGAGCCGAACTAGGACTTCCAAAAGATATGCTCTCTCGCCACCCTTTCCCAGGACCTGGTCTTGCGATTCGCATTATGGGTGAAGTGACCAAAGAGGATTTAGTGCTTTTACGAGCGGCCGATGTCATTATGCTTCAAGAGCTTCGTGCGACGGGGTATTATGAAAAAACATGGCAAGCCTTTACCGTGCTTCTTAATGTCAAAAGTGTCGGTGTTATGGGCGATAATCGAACGTATGATAACACCATTTGTGTCAGAATCGTCGATGCAACCGATGGAATGACTGCAACCTTTGCGCACATTCCGCATACGGTTTTGGAAAATATCAGCCGACGTATTATCAACGAAGTGGCTGGCATTAACCGCGTGGTGTATGACATCTCTTCCAAACCACCTGCAACGATTGAATGGGAATAA